A single Ignavibacteriota bacterium DNA region contains:
- a CDS encoding transcriptional repressor — MDNLTAIETFTQFLQTKQLRVTQERLSLVEEIMNTDGHFDADQLYSILRTKGTKASRATVYNTLDLLVQCGLISKYRFGDNSSRYEKAFGRPRHDHLICLTCGDIIEFVNTELDRLQTEVCEEHKFRFENSSLQIFGTCSKCQKK; from the coding sequence TTGGATAATTTAACCGCAATCGAAACTTTTACTCAGTTTCTTCAAACAAAGCAACTCCGTGTTACTCAGGAACGGCTCTCCTTGGTTGAAGAAATTATGAATACCGATGGTCACTTTGATGCCGACCAACTCTATTCAATTCTGAGGACAAAAGGAACAAAGGCATCGCGGGCGACGGTCTACAACACGCTCGACCTTCTCGTTCAGTGCGGATTGATTTCCAAGTATCGCTTCGGCGACAACTCATCACGCTACGAAAAAGCATTCGGCAGACCGCGCCACGACCATCTCATTTGTCTCACGTGCGGCGACATCATCGAGTTCGTCAACACAGAGTTAGACCGGCTTCAAACCGAAGTATGTGAGGAACACAAGTTTCGGTTTGAAAATTCTTCGCTTCAAATTTTTGGAACATGTTCTAAGTGTCAGAAAAAATAA
- a CDS encoding deoxyhypusine synthase, protein MKKHHTKFLSGKAIERKPIAPNTSVVNLVENYFNAYNAARLREACQLFTQKMLVPESTVGLSLTGALTPAGLGGTCIVPLMKAGFVDWIVSTGANLYHDTHFSIGHSLHRGSPNVNDKALRKAGVIRIYDILFDYDVLLTTDAFFRKVLRLEEFQKEMGTAEFHYRMGKYVAERERVLRIKHSSMLAAAYRYGVPIYTSSPGDSSIGMNIAATKLTGSKISIDVLLDVNETAAIVLAAKRSGGKSSVVLIGGGSPKNFVLQTEPQIQEVLGINEKGHDYFLQITDARPDTGGLSGATPGEAVTWGKVDPNSLGDAVVSYLDSTVALPIMTSYALKKIKPRPLKKLYKRREEFMALLTSEYNKAKSKKKKK, encoded by the coding sequence ATGAAAAAACATCACACAAAATTTCTTTCCGGAAAAGCAATCGAACGAAAACCGATTGCACCGAATACGAGCGTTGTGAATTTGGTTGAAAATTATTTTAATGCTTACAACGCCGCACGGTTGAGAGAAGCATGTCAGTTATTCACACAAAAAATGCTTGTGCCTGAATCAACTGTAGGATTGAGTTTAACAGGCGCTTTAACTCCGGCAGGATTAGGTGGAACATGCATTGTTCCGCTGATGAAAGCGGGCTTTGTTGATTGGATTGTCAGTACCGGTGCGAATCTCTATCACGATACACATTTTTCAATCGGGCATTCGTTGCATCGCGGCTCGCCGAACGTGAACGATAAGGCGCTTCGCAAAGCAGGAGTGATTCGCATTTATGATATTTTATTTGATTATGATGTTCTGCTGACGACAGATGCGTTTTTCAGGAAAGTTCTTCGGCTTGAAGAATTTCAAAAAGAAATGGGAACTGCCGAGTTTCATTATCGAATGGGTAAATACGTTGCAGAACGTGAACGAGTTCTCAGAATCAAACACAGCAGTATGCTTGCGGCGGCGTATCGTTATGGTGTTCCGATTTATACTTCATCGCCGGGCGACAGTTCGATTGGAATGAACATAGCGGCAACAAAACTTACAGGAAGCAAAATTAGTATAGATGTTTTGCTTGACGTAAATGAAACCGCAGCGATTGTCCTCGCGGCAAAACGAAGCGGTGGAAAGAGTAGTGTTGTTTTGATTGGCGGCGGCTCACCGAAAAATTTTGTGTTGCAGACCGAACCACAAATTCAGGAAGTTCTCGGCATCAATGAAAAAGGGCACGATTACTTTTTACAAATCACCGATGCGCGACCCGATACCGGCGGACTTTCCGGCGCAACTCCGGGCGAAGCAGTCACGTGGGGAAAAGTTGACCCCAACTCACTCGGCGATGCAGTTGTCTCGTATCTCGATTCAACAGTTGCTCTTCCGATTATGACATCGTACGCCTTGAAAAAAATCAAGCCGAGACCGTTGAAGAAATTGTACAAACGGCGTGAAGAATTTATGGCGTTGTTGACAAGCGAGTACAACAAAGCAAAATCAAAAAAGAAAAAGAAATAA
- a CDS encoding FMN-binding protein: protein MFLLSAQHSPLLAHCTLYFVLCTLFFLDASAQPLLQSKATESLKKMFGDSVAVTLSKVVLGADEKKKIFEQSKSQWLSDTVKVYSCKNKNEVVGFGFVDDVKGKVQLITYLVSLKPSGEVVDVDVLAYREAYGGEITYESFRKQFRGKGFNDKLLSGKDIKNISGATLSVRAITLGVKRVLTTYELIKERLEK from the coding sequence ATGTTTTTGCTCTCTGCTCAACACTCACCGCTCCTCGCTCATTGTACTTTGTACTTTGTACTTTGTACTTTGTTTTTTCTTGATGCAAGCGCACAACCATTACTGCAATCGAAGGCTACTGAGTCACTGAAAAAGATGTTCGGTGATTCAGTCGCCGTTACTTTGTCGAAGGTTGTTCTCGGTGCAGACGAGAAGAAGAAAATTTTTGAGCAAAGCAAGTCGCAGTGGTTATCTGATACGGTGAAGGTGTATTCTTGTAAGAATAAAAACGAAGTTGTCGGCTTCGGTTTTGTTGATGATGTGAAGGGAAAAGTACAACTCATCACATATCTCGTTTCATTGAAACCGAGCGGAGAAGTTGTTGATGTGGACGTTCTTGCGTACCGTGAGGCGTATGGAGGGGAAATCACCTATGAATCGTTCCGGAAACAATTTCGCGGCAAGGGTTTTAATGATAAACTTCTTTCGGGCAAAGATATCAAGAACATCAGCGGAGCGACGCTGTCCGTCCGGGCTATCACACTTGGGGTGAAAAGAGTTCTTACAACGTACGAACTTATCAAAGAACGGTTGGAAAAATAA
- a CDS encoding PBP1A family penicillin-binding protein has protein sequence MTKKLLKPEQKKKLIWASVFASLLVIAYGIFVLSGLPSLEQLENPRPELATKIYSIDGEVLDQFYIKNRTQVSLSDLPPHLVDALIATEDKNFYEHWGVDLRRFVTAMVKNVFTLRLREGASTITQQLARNLYGFKGESENVFSKATRKIREFITAVQIERNYTKQEIIEMYLSVAYFGRSAYGIASASEIYFDKKPIDLSLTESALLIGMLKGPGTYDPYKKFERAIGRRNTVLGQMIKYNYITEAEEQRARIEPIILHPLEEQRTGLAPHFVEYIRQQLIQKAETYGFDIYRDGLSVYTTLDSRMQQHANRAVDEHLTEYQKMFDKSWNWKYHPHDLKKVISHTIRTLDVYRDAPEELKDSIAKALKNNPEFVDSVKRATKQIEVGFVALDHRTGNILAMVGGSQFKVFKYGLNHVTQTKRQPGSTFKPFVFTVAIDNGYAPSYEILNQPVTVMLPGGKRWTPQNFDGTFGGKLTIREGFTYSINLVAIRTMMEIAPVQQVIEYAHRMGIKSDLPPYESLAIGTGEVVPLDIVSAFGVYANEGVHVEPISILKIIDKNGSIIEENFPSRREVLNPETAYIITDMMEDVVNSGSAARIRSMFHLPAAGKTGTTQEYADAWFIGYTPHITAGVWVGFDNKTVHFTSADGQGGRAAAPIWGKFMKYTYEDGTIGMPLGYFNQPEGVVRDTICAETKKLATEYCPNKIEELFNRKYRPEACPKHTSWRWKEEEEAKSPIN, from the coding sequence ATGACAAAGAAACTGTTAAAACCTGAACAGAAGAAAAAACTTATTTGGGCGAGCGTATTTGCCTCGCTGCTTGTAATTGCGTATGGCATTTTTGTTTTGTCCGGCTTGCCCTCACTTGAGCAATTGGAAAACCCGCGACCGGAACTTGCAACGAAAATCTATTCCATTGACGGAGAAGTGCTTGACCAATTCTATATTAAAAACCGAACGCAGGTATCTCTCAGTGATTTGCCGCCGCACCTTGTTGATGCACTCATTGCAACGGAAGACAAAAATTTTTATGAACACTGGGGAGTTGACTTGCGCCGCTTCGTCACCGCGATGGTGAAGAATGTGTTCACGCTCCGGCTTCGTGAAGGTGCAAGTACAATTACCCAACAACTTGCTCGCAATCTCTATGGGTTCAAAGGAGAGAGCGAAAATGTTTTTTCCAAAGCAACGAGGAAAATCAGGGAGTTTATCACTGCCGTGCAGATTGAACGTAACTACACGAAGCAAGAAATCATCGAAATGTACCTGAGCGTTGCATACTTCGGTCGAAGCGCGTACGGCATAGCCTCCGCGTCAGAAATATATTTTGATAAAAAGCCGATTGATTTAAGTTTGACTGAAAGCGCTCTCCTTATCGGTATGTTGAAAGGACCTGGAACGTATGACCCGTACAAAAAATTCGAGCGAGCTATCGGGAGAAGAAATACGGTTCTCGGTCAAATGATAAAATACAACTACATCACCGAGGCGGAGGAACAACGTGCGCGCATCGAGCCGATAATTCTCCATCCGCTTGAAGAACAACGAACAGGTCTGGCGCCGCATTTCGTCGAATACATCCGGCAACAACTTATTCAAAAGGCAGAGACCTACGGATTTGATATTTACCGTGATGGACTATCGGTGTACACAACGCTCGATAGTAGAATGCAACAACATGCAAACCGCGCTGTTGATGAACATCTCACGGAATATCAAAAAATGTTCGATAAATCATGGAACTGGAAATACCATCCGCACGATTTGAAGAAGGTTATTTCTCACACCATCAGAACTCTTGACGTCTATAGGGATGCGCCGGAGGAATTGAAAGACAGCATTGCAAAAGCATTGAAGAACAATCCGGAGTTTGTTGATTCCGTCAAACGTGCGACTAAACAAATCGAAGTCGGTTTTGTTGCACTCGACCATCGAACCGGAAATATCCTTGCGATGGTTGGAGGTTCGCAGTTCAAAGTATTTAAGTATGGATTGAATCACGTTACGCAAACGAAACGTCAACCCGGTTCAACATTCAAGCCGTTTGTATTTACTGTGGCGATTGATAATGGGTATGCGCCATCGTATGAAATTTTAAATCAGCCGGTCACCGTGATGTTGCCCGGAGGAAAACGATGGACTCCACAAAATTTTGATGGAACGTTCGGAGGAAAACTTACTATACGCGAAGGATTTACATACTCCATTAATTTAGTCGCCATTCGTACGATGATGGAAATTGCACCGGTTCAGCAAGTGATAGAGTATGCTCACAGGATGGGAATCAAGTCCGACCTTCCTCCATACGAATCGTTAGCAATTGGAACCGGTGAGGTTGTTCCCTTGGATATTGTTTCAGCGTTTGGTGTATATGCTAATGAAGGAGTGCATGTGGAACCGATTTCGATTTTGAAAATCATTGATAAAAACGGAAGCATCATCGAAGAAAACTTTCCGTCGAGACGCGAGGTATTAAATCCTGAGACTGCGTACATCATCACTGACATGATGGAAGATGTGGTGAACAGCGGAAGCGCAGCGCGTATCCGTTCAATGTTTCATTTACCAGCGGCAGGTAAAACCGGAACGACACAGGAATATGCCGATGCTTGGTTTATTGGCTACACACCACACATTACCGCCGGAGTTTGGGTCGGATTCGACAATAAAACTGTGCATTTCACAAGCGCAGATGGACAGGGTGGACGTGCCGCCGCACCGATTTGGGGAAAATTTATGAAATACACATACGAAGACGGGACAATTGGAATGCCGCTCGGATATTTTAATCAACCCGAAGGCGTCGTCCGTGATACGATTTGTGCCGAAACGAAAAAACTCGCGACAGAATATTGTCCGAACAAAATAGAAGAACTCTTCAATCGAAAATACCGACCGGAAGCCTGCCCGAAACATACTTCATGGCGATGGAAAGAGGAAGAGGAAGCGAAAAGCCCTATCAACTAA
- a CDS encoding SDR family oxidoreductase produces the protein MIDVSNQIVLITGGSRGIGAATAMLFAQAGANIAITYQTNKMAAEEVERTVKNLGRKCLLLKGKIELYSDCERIVQQTLEKFKRIDVLVNSAGIWEMGKIGAMSPEQWKRTIDVNLTGTFNLCNLVVPIMKKQKYGKIINVSSTAGQRGEANYSHYAASKGGMIAFTKSIAVELIRNGIWVNCVAPGWVDTDMVSHVFKNSNQKEGIFDSIPRGRIASPEEIAGPILFLASDLSNHIIGEVLNVNGGSVLCG, from the coding sequence ATGATTGATGTATCAAATCAGATAGTATTGATTACGGGCGGTTCAAGGGGAATTGGCGCCGCAACGGCAATGCTGTTTGCACAAGCAGGAGCAAACATAGCGATAACGTATCAAACTAATAAGATGGCGGCAGAAGAAGTAGAACGCACTGTGAAAAATCTCGGCAGGAAATGTCTTTTGTTGAAAGGAAAAATTGAACTGTATTCAGATTGTGAACGAATCGTTCAGCAAACACTTGAGAAATTCAAGCGGATTGATGTGCTTGTTAATTCAGCAGGAATTTGGGAAATGGGGAAGATTGGAGCGATGTCCCCCGAACAATGGAAACGAACGATTGATGTCAATCTTACGGGTACATTTAACCTATGTAATCTCGTCGTTCCAATAATGAAAAAACAAAAGTATGGCAAAATAATTAATGTTTCAAGCACGGCGGGGCAGAGAGGTGAAGCAAACTATTCTCATTACGCAGCCTCAAAGGGAGGAATGATTGCGTTTACAAAATCCATAGCAGTTGAGTTAATTCGGAATGGAATTTGGGTGAATTGTGTAGCCCCGGGTTGGGTTGATACCGATATGGTTTCTCATGTTTTCAAGAATTCAAATCAAAAAGAGGGAATTTTCGATTCGATTCCAAGGGGAAGAATTGCTTCGCCGGAGGAAATTGCCGGACCGATTTTGTTTCTCGCATCGGATTTATCAAACCACATAATCGGGGAAGTGCTGAATGTGAACGGTGGTAGCGTATTATGCGGATAA
- a CDS encoding membrane dipeptidase codes for MNFSNHFVSHKATYFLLLIVVSACFVFGFQFGANYRAIHYNALLVDTHNDVVQRVLGGEDISFRTLHGHSDLPRFIEGGVDVQMFSIWVPPEKKKQSYYAQANEQIDSIMSFVKRNPEQTGFARTANEAVSIALKEKLAAMLGMEGGHPIGNDLKKLEHFYKRGVRYMTLTWNNSTDWATSAKDETDTTLHLKHKGLTEFGKKVVQKMNELGMMVDVSHVGEQTFWDVMSVTKKPVIASHSDVWALRQHRRNLKDDQIKAIAKSGGVVFINFAPWFIDSTFSAKEDVLHEEYKHQIDSLKKAHKGPEWLEDFLVWEMLFKEYLKIRPPLSMLIDHFDYVVKLVGVDHVGVGSDFDGITAVPGEMDDVSCFPNITRELLNRGYKESDVKKILGENFLRVMREVEKK; via the coding sequence ATGAACTTCTCCAATCATTTCGTCTCCCACAAAGCAACGTACTTTTTATTATTGATTGTCGTCTCTGCATGTTTTGTCTTCGGATTTCAATTCGGAGCGAATTACCGGGCGATTCATTACAACGCACTTCTCGTTGATACGCATAATGATGTTGTTCAACGCGTTCTCGGCGGCGAAGATATTTCCTTCAGAACGTTGCACGGACATTCGGATTTGCCCCGCTTTATCGAAGGGGGTGTTGATGTTCAAATGTTTTCGATTTGGGTTCCGCCCGAAAAGAAAAAGCAGTCGTATTACGCGCAGGCAAACGAGCAGATTGATTCCATCATGAGTTTTGTCAAACGAAATCCTGAGCAAACCGGATTTGCGCGGACTGCAAACGAGGCGGTTTCCATTGCGTTGAAGGAGAAACTTGCCGCGATGCTCGGAATGGAGGGCGGACATCCGATTGGTAATGATTTGAAAAAATTAGAACACTTCTACAAACGTGGCGTCCGGTATATGACGCTGACATGGAACAACAGCACCGATTGGGCTACATCCGCGAAAGACGAAACAGACACGACCTTGCATCTGAAGCATAAAGGTCTGACAGAATTCGGAAAAAAAGTTGTGCAGAAAATGAACGAACTCGGAATGATGGTGGACGTTTCCCATGTCGGCGAGCAAACGTTTTGGGATGTTATGAGCGTAACAAAAAAACCGGTGATTGCCTCGCACTCGGATGTGTGGGCGCTACGACAACACCGCCGCAATCTGAAAGATGACCAAATCAAAGCGATTGCAAAAAGCGGTGGAGTAGTGTTCATCAACTTTGCTCCATGGTTTATTGATAGCACATTCAGTGCGAAGGAAGATGTGCTTCACGAAGAGTACAAACATCAGATAGACTCACTAAAGAAAGCGCACAAAGGACCTGAATGGCTCGAAGATTTTTTAGTGTGGGAAATGTTATTTAAGGAATACCTGAAAATTCGTCCGCCGTTAAGCATGTTGATTGACCATTTTGATTATGTTGTCAAACTCGTGGGCGTTGACCATGTCGGTGTCGGCTCCGATTTCGATGGCATTACCGCTGTGCCGGGTGAAATGGATGATGTTTCCTGTTTTCCAAACATCACCCGAGAATTGTTAAACCGCGGATACAAAGAATCAGATGTTAAGAAAATTCTGGGAGAGAATTTTTTAAGGGTGATGAGGGAAGTGGAGAAAAAATAG
- the feoB gene encoding ferrous iron transport protein B yields the protein MSLTAQQVESTQYIALRNIAIIGNPNAGKTTLFNALTGLRQKVANYPGVTVEKKSGTLSLPDETEAVLLDLPGTYSLTANSPDEKIATDVLLQKIEGIVSPSLIICVVDASNVERNLYLVTQIIDYGFPIVIALNMMDVAEKQGISIDVNKLSSALGVPVIPTVASKGIGLNELKNVVIRKIEVSLKVRQWKLPQVVREECDELKELLQQKHHFHDALAFHEAITLLTSPEALHEHEDRFDPEIIEHVKGDYKKLGGLGFDTQLVFVESRYELIQRICNEAVKRNAQTPQRLSDKIDKILTHNVWGFLFFLLVMLLMFQTIFSWASYPMDWISSGVDGIGAMITNIIPPGDLQDLLVNGAVAGVGAVVTFLPQIALLFLFIGFLEDTGYMARAAFVMDRMMGKVGLHGKSFIPLLSSFACAIPGIMATRTIENKNDRLATMLVAPLMSCSARLPVYTLLIAAFIPKQTVLGIFSLPGLTLVSMYLLGVVMALSVAWLFKKTLLKGKSSPFIMELPPYKVPSLKNILIQMWERAWHFLQRAGTIILGVSIILWFLATYPKTEYGTPTERLEKSFAGQAGHLIEPLIKPLGFDWKIGVGIVTSLLQREVFVSTMGTLYNVNTSDDSETVSLQTRMQNDTNPETGLPTFTALTAICVMVYYVLAMQCFSTIAVVRRESGSWKWATLQFGYMTALAYVVTFIVYRIGLLING from the coding sequence ATGTCACTCACTGCTCAACAAGTTGAGTCAACTCAGTACATCGCTCTCCGCAACATCGCCATCATCGGCAATCCGAATGCAGGCAAGACAACGCTCTTCAATGCACTCACCGGCTTGCGACAAAAAGTCGCGAACTATCCCGGCGTAACAGTCGAAAAAAAGTCAGGCACGCTTTCTCTCCCCGATGAAACCGAAGCCGTTCTGCTTGACCTTCCCGGGACGTACAGTCTCACTGCAAATTCTCCCGATGAAAAAATTGCCACTGATGTTCTCCTTCAAAAAATTGAAGGTATCGTTTCTCCCTCGCTTATCATTTGTGTAGTAGATGCAAGCAACGTCGAACGAAATCTCTACCTTGTTACTCAGATTATTGACTACGGTTTCCCAATCGTCATCGCGTTGAATATGATGGATGTTGCCGAAAAACAGGGAATTTCAATTGATGTGAACAAACTTTCGAGCGCACTCGGCGTTCCCGTCATTCCGACCGTCGCAAGCAAAGGCATCGGCTTGAATGAATTGAAAAATGTCGTCATTAGGAAAATTGAAGTCTCGCTAAAAGTTCGGCAATGGAAACTTCCTCAAGTCGTTCGGGAAGAATGTGATGAACTCAAAGAGTTGCTTCAACAGAAACACCATTTTCATGACGCGCTTGCATTTCATGAAGCGATTACGCTCCTCACTTCACCCGAAGCATTGCATGAACATGAAGACCGGTTCGACCCGGAAATCATTGAGCATGTAAAAGGCGATTACAAAAAACTCGGAGGACTTGGATTTGATACGCAGTTAGTGTTTGTCGAGTCGCGGTACGAGTTGATTCAACGAATCTGCAACGAAGCGGTCAAGAGAAATGCGCAAACTCCACAACGACTCAGCGATAAGATTGATAAAATTCTCACACACAATGTTTGGGGATTTTTGTTCTTTCTTCTTGTGATGCTGCTGATGTTCCAGACAATTTTCTCGTGGGCAAGTTATCCGATGGATTGGATTTCGAGCGGAGTTGATGGAATTGGAGCGATGATTACCAACATCATTCCACCCGGAGATTTACAGGATTTACTTGTGAACGGCGCGGTTGCAGGTGTTGGCGCAGTTGTAACGTTTCTTCCGCAAATTGCACTGCTCTTTCTCTTCATCGGATTTCTTGAAGACACGGGGTACATGGCACGCGCCGCATTCGTTATGGATAGAATGATGGGCAAAGTTGGACTGCATGGGAAATCATTCATTCCGTTACTCAGTTCGTTTGCGTGTGCGATTCCGGGAATCATGGCGACGCGAACAATCGAAAACAAGAATGATAGACTTGCAACCATGCTCGTCGCTCCACTCATGAGTTGTAGCGCACGGCTTCCTGTCTATACGTTGTTGATCGCCGCGTTCATCCCAAAACAAACGGTACTCGGAATATTTTCGCTCCCGGGTTTGACGCTTGTTTCAATGTATCTCCTCGGAGTAGTGATGGCACTTTCAGTTGCTTGGTTGTTCAAGAAAACGTTGTTAAAAGGAAAGTCCTCTCCGTTCATCATGGAGTTGCCACCGTACAAAGTTCCATCACTGAAAAATATTTTGATTCAAATGTGGGAACGAGCGTGGCACTTTCTCCAACGAGCCGGAACAATTATTCTCGGCGTGTCTATCATTTTGTGGTTTCTTGCAACGTATCCAAAAACTGAATATGGAACTCCGACAGAACGGCTCGAAAAAAGTTTTGCAGGTCAAGCCGGACATTTGATTGAGCCGCTCATCAAACCGCTTGGCTTTGATTGGAAAATCGGAGTTGGAATTGTTACCTCGCTGTTACAACGTGAAGTCTTCGTAAGCACGATGGGAACGCTATACAACGTGAATACATCGGATGATTCGGAAACTGTTTCGCTTCAAACACGAATGCAGAACGATACGAATCCCGAAACAGGTCTGCCGACGTTCACAGCACTTACTGCGATTTGCGTGATGGTGTATTACGTTCTTGCGATGCAATGTTTCTCAACCATCGCCGTCGTCCGCCGTGAATCAGGCAGTTGGAAATGGGCAACGCTCCAGTTCGGATACATGACCGCACTCGCTTACGTTGTTACTTTTATAGTTTACAGAATTGGGTTATTAATCAATGGATAA
- a CDS encoding histone H1 — MGRYTELHELLNSFEKDFVKFYEKGNKSAGTRVRKHMNDLKRKAQEIRMEVQSMKAVSKGSEEPAAQ, encoded by the coding sequence ATGGGCAGATACACAGAACTGCATGAATTACTTAACAGCTTCGAGAAAGACTTTGTCAAGTTTTACGAGAAGGGAAATAAGTCAGCAGGAACACGCGTTCGGAAACACATGAACGACCTGAAGCGCAAAGCACAGGAAATCCGAATGGAAGTTCAGTCAATGAAAGCAGTTTCCAAAGGTTCAGAAGAACCCGCGGCGCAATAA
- a CDS encoding FAD:protein FMN transferase, giving the protein MVQKNELIHSFTRRKFLRLSSLLTVGASLIPLKIFSKEILQLKEINRAAFTMGSIVTFTAYHEDERLCNNAIDEAIKEMKTIDKLMSVYDVNSHLSLVNCHSIKQEIAVDFRIIEVLEHARKFHQLTGGAFDVTIEPLMELYGFRDDKSLHHFPTDKQIAQVLDGVGFHNVSFSSNFERTTTNPKTQNSKHLISNRKPETENSKLGVVNLLHENTRLDFGGIAVGYALDRAVNILKRHGIESALINHSGDIFSLGTPPYEDAWEVGIVDPQNTEEIMTTVKIKNQALSTSGNYQNFIELNGKRIGHLLDPRTGRSASSILSGTVIANTAIEADAFSTGMFVMGKKEATQFLSQQKMHFIVIDSD; this is encoded by the coding sequence ATGGTTCAGAAAAACGAATTGATTCATTCGTTCACGCGGAGAAAGTTTCTCCGGCTTTCTTCCCTGTTAACAGTTGGAGCGTCACTAATTCCGTTGAAGATTTTCTCAAAAGAAATTCTTCAGTTGAAGGAAATCAACCGAGCGGCGTTCACCATGGGAAGCATCGTTACGTTCACAGCATATCACGAAGACGAACGACTGTGCAACAATGCAATTGATGAAGCAATCAAGGAGATGAAGACGATTGACAAACTGATGAGTGTGTATGATGTCAATAGTCATTTGTCATTGGTCAATTGTCATTCGATTAAACAAGAAATTGCTGTTGATTTCAGAATCATCGAGGTACTTGAACACGCGAGGAAATTTCATCAACTCACAGGCGGCGCTTTCGATGTAACCATCGAGCCATTGATGGAACTCTATGGTTTCCGTGATGACAAATCTCTCCATCACTTCCCGACCGATAAACAAATCGCCCAAGTTCTCGATGGAGTGGGTTTCCACAATGTCTCATTCAGTTCAAACTTCGAAAGGACAACCACAAATCCCAAAACTCAAAACTCGAAACACTTGATTAGCAACAGGAAACCGGAAACCGAAAACAGCAAACTTGGAGTCGTCAACTTACTACACGAAAATACACGTCTTGATTTCGGCGGCATAGCCGTCGGCTACGCGCTCGACCGGGCAGTGAACATTCTCAAGCGACACGGAATCGAATCTGCGCTTATCAATCATAGCGGAGATATTTTTTCACTTGGTACTCCTCCCTATGAGGATGCATGGGAAGTCGGAATTGTTGACCCGCAGAACACGGAAGAAATTATGACAACAGTCAAAATAAAAAATCAGGCGCTTTCAACTTCCGGCAACTACCAAAACTTTATCGAACTGAATGGTAAACGAATCGGGCATTTGCTTGACCCGCGCACAGGACGAAGTGCTTCATCAATTCTCAGCGGAACTGTAATAGCAAACACTGCGATTGAGGCTGATGCTTTTTCTACGGGGATGTTTGTGATGGGAAAAAAGGAAGCAACTCAATTTTTGTCACAACAAAAGATGCATTTTATTGTAATAGACTCTGATTAG
- a CDS encoding bifunctional phosphoribosyl-AMP cyclohydrolase/phosphoribosyl-ATP diphosphatase HisIE, which yields MNIDFHKHDGLVPVIIQNNNTLQVLMLGYMNKEALEKTQATNTVTFFSRSKNRLWTKGETSGNFLIVKDIHIDCDNDAILIKVEPQGPTCHTGSTSCFKTETPKGFLYGLEQTIAQRIENNEEKSYTNQLYKRGIKKVAQKVGEESVELVIEAIDNNTELFKNEAADLLYHFLILLKAKQVTLVDIEEVLYSRTKKNSMQQHYPKDDNSSS from the coding sequence ATGAATATAGATTTTCATAAACACGATGGTTTAGTACCGGTAATCATTCAAAACAACAATACGTTACAAGTATTGATGTTGGGCTACATGAACAAAGAAGCATTGGAGAAAACTCAAGCTACCAATACTGTAACATTCTTTAGCCGTAGTAAAAACAGATTGTGGACAAAAGGAGAAACTTCCGGCAATTTTTTAATCGTAAAAGACATTCATATTGACTGCGATAACGACGCGATTCTCATTAAAGTTGAACCTCAAGGACCCACTTGTCATACGGGCAGTACCTCATGTTTTAAGACAGAAACTCCAAAAGGATTTCTTTATGGATTAGAACAAACCATTGCTCAAAGAATTGAAAACAACGAGGAAAAATCATACACAAACCAGCTTTACAAAAGAGGCATTAAGAAAGTAGCTCAAAAAGTCGGAGAAGAATCTGTAGAATTGGTGATTGAAGCCATAGATAATAATACTGAATTGTTCAAAAACGAAGCTGCAGATTTGCTCTATCATTTTTTAATACTTCTCAAAGCAAAACAAGTGACATTAGTTGATATTGAAGAGGTGCTTTATTCAAGGACAAAAAAAAATAGTATGCAACAGCATTACCCAAAAGACGATAATTCGAGTTCTTGA
- a CDS encoding ferrous iron transport protein A, translating to MSATTLTQAPVGQFCRIYDIQSTPEICHRLRELGFYENAIIRCTINHDSHLVCEVCNTRIGLNEQIAKEILVVPFG from the coding sequence ATGAGTGCAACTACATTAACACAAGCCCCCGTCGGACAATTTTGCAGAATCTACGACATCCAATCCACGCCGGAAATTTGTCATCGCCTGCGCGAACTTGGTTTCTACGAAAACGCAATCATCCGATGCACGATTAACCACGATAGCCATCTCGTCTGCGAAGTGTGCAACACTCGCATCGGGTTGAATGAACAAATCGCAAAGGAAATTCTCGTCGTTCCTTTCGGTTAA